GCGGCAGCCACCGCGTCCATGGTGGCATGCGGACGAGTGCGAAACACGTACTTGTAGCTCGCCTCCTCGAATATCCGCGGCGTGCCGCAATCGAACAGCACGGTGAGCTTCTTCATCTCTTCTGCCACCGGTGCCACGGCCAGACAATCGCCGCTGGAGATATAACCGATCACGAAGTCCACGCCTTGGCGCTCCACCAGGTTGCGGAATTCGCTTACCTGCTTGCTGGCTCCGCCCGCCTCGTCGATCACCACCAACTCCAACGCAGACCCGCCAAAGCCCTTGCTGTTATAGGGCGGCGGAGCGCTCCCGGCGTTGAGCGATTCGATGATCGCTTCAGCCGCGACCTTGGCGGGTACGCCGAAGGGTCCTGCCGCCGGGCCGGAAAGAAAAGTCACGAAGCCGATCTTGATGGGTCTGGCTTGCTGCGCGAAGGCAGTTCCCGCCAAAAAGACTCCCAGGAAAAGAGTTGCAAGTTTGAACCACGCGTTCTTCATCGGTGTTGTCTCTCTGGCTGAATGAGGAAATCCGGCACGGCGCCGCCGCCAGGCCAGTGAGGGCCGGGAATCTAACAGCTTTGACGGGCCAAGTTCAAGGCCGGCGCGCCGCGTCATGTTTGGGAGGTGTCTGCTAGACTGCCCAGGCACTACACGCGGCGGCACTTTCCTGCCGTGGGTGCGAGACATCATCGATCCGATCGCCATCAAATAAGCGCTGGCGCTCCGCTGGAAGGCAGGGCCATGGGCCCGGCCTATTCTGAAGAATCGCTTCAATTCCTTCCCGTGAAGAGCAAATCGCTCTGATGTTTTCCGGGCTTTTGCCGATCTAGCCCCCGGACAGTCAGAGCCCAAAGGGGCTAAATCACAGGGAGAAGCGGTCATGGACGCAACGAAATACCTAACCAGCGTGAAGGGCCATGCGCTGGTGCTCGGCGGCTCAGGCGGCCTGGGCGCCGAGATCGTGCGCGCGCTGGCCGCTCACGGGGCATCCGCCGTGTCCATGACCTACGGGCGTAACAAGAAGGCCGCGGATGCCATCATCAAGGAGCTGGAGGATAGGGGCATCACCGGTTTCGCGGGCTCGGTGAACCAAACCGACGAGGCGGCTTTCAAGCAGTTTCTCGAAGACGCCACGACCGCCACGGACCAGGAAATTACTTCGGTCGTGAATTCCATCGGCATTTCACCCAATGTCCCGATCGAGGAGCAAACGCTGGACGGGCCGGAGGGATGGCGCCAAGTGTTCGAGGTCAACGTGTACGGCTGCTTCATTTCCACGCGCGCCATTGCCGAACGCATGAAGGCGAACGGAGTGCGCGGCTCCATCGTGCTCATCACCTCGACCAATGGCATCAACTCCCAATCGCAGATTTCCACTCATTACGATGCCTCCAAGGCGGCGCAGGGTCATATGATGAAGATTTTCGCGGAGCACTATGCTCCGGCCGGTATCCGCATCAACGGATTGGCGCCTGGATGGATCGAGACGAGCATGAAAGACACGCTTCCCGGAGAAGAGCGCGAACATGAAATGAGTAAGATCTGGGCACACCGCTTCGCCGAACCGCATGAGATCGCGTCCTTCGCCGCCTTCCTAGCCGGCACGGGAGGGTCCTACGCCTACGGCCAGAACTTCATGGTCGATGGAGGCTACCGCTAGTGGTTTAGTATCCCCGGCTTGCGCATCGGGCAAGGATGGGAAATGAAATCCATTGGGGTTGGGATTATCGGCCTTGGTATGGCGGTGAAGCCCCATGCCATGGCCCTAAAGGAGCTGGCGCCGCGAATTCAGGTGGCGGGAGCGTTCAGTCCATCGCCCGAGCGCCGGCGCGGCTTCGCGCAAAGCTATGGCTTGCCGGTGGTGGATTCCCTGGAAGCCTTGCTCGAAGACGCCAAGGTACAAGCCCTCATCATCCTGACGCCACCACGTACCCACGCCGAACTCGCGCTACGCGCGGCCCGCGCCGGAAAACATGTCCTGTTGGAAAAGCCCATGGACGTGGCCTACGCCGAAGCGAAAGCTATCGCGGATGGGGTAGCAGCGGCAGGTAAGCGCATAGGCGTCGTGTTCCAATTTCGTTTCCGGCCCGGCGCGATGGCATTGCGCCAGCTCATGCAAGAGGGCGCGCTGGGCGATTTGCTTAGCGCATCCGCCTCTATCCGCTGGTGGCGCGGATCGCAATACTATGCGGAGCCCGGCCGGGGAACCCTGGCGCGCGACGGCGGTGGTGTGCTGTTGACCCAAGCCATTCACACGTTGGATTTGATGTTGAGTTTGGCCGGGCCGGTAGAAAGAGTTGCCGCGCAATGCCGCGCCAGTACGCTGCGCCCCAAGACCATGGACACCGAGGACATCGCGTGCGCCGCGCTCACCTTTCGCAACGGCGCGGTGGGCGTGATTGACGCCACCACCACTGCATACCCCGGCTACCCCGAACGTATCGAATTGGCGGGTACCAAGGGTTCCGCGGTATTGGAGGCCGAGAGACTGACCGTCAATCTTCACGGGAAAGCCGCGCAGGTCATCGAGGGCAGCCTCGCCGGAGGTGGCGGCGCCGATCCCATGGCCTTCCCCCATGAGCCCCACAAGAAATTGATCGAAGATTTTCTCGATGCCATCGAGCACGATCGCGATCCGTACGCGAGCGGACAATCGGCGTTGCCGGTGCACGCGTTGATCGATGCGATGTTGCAATCTTCTTGTACAGGCACATGGGCTGAAGTGGGTACATGAAAACCGCATACGAAGCCGGCAACGCTCTTGAAGCTCACATGCTGCAAGATGTCTTGCGGCGGGAAGATGTCGAGGCAGGGATTCATGGGGAATTTCTGCCAGGAGCTATTGGTGAGTTGCCAGCGGCCGGTCTAGTGCGTCTTGTCGTGGCGGACGAAGATTACGCTCGCGCCCGGGCGGTGATCGAGTGTTGGGAAACCACTTCAGTGGCTGATCCCGCCCCCATGCCGGCTAAACGTACCCCGAGCCGACTCGTCGCGGCCGTGGCGGGGCTCGCTATCGGCATTGGCGGATCCTATGCCTACTTTCGCGCACCGGTCATGGTCGATGGAATCGACTACAACCGGGATGGTGTGCTCGACGTTCGATGGATTCGCTCACCCAGCGGAATAGCCGTCGAGGGTCGTATCGATCGCAACTTCGATGGAAAGACGGACTACATCGAATATTTTGATGAGAACGGATACATTAAGCACGCCGAGGCCGACAACGACTTTAATGGGGTCTTCGAGACGCGCCACCAATATTCCTTGGGCAACGTCGTAGCAACCGGCGTGGATACTGATGGCGATGGCCTCCCTAACCTGAAGTCGCATTACAAACACGGGGTCGCCGTGTCCACGGAATACATCAATCCCTTCTCGGGCCAAGTCTTTCGTGTCGAGCATTATGACCTTGGAGGAGTTACTCGTGCGGATGTAGACACGAACGCAGACGGAAAAGTGGACAAACGCCTGATCTACTCTCCAGCGGCCGAGATCGTGCGTACAAAGCAGACCGAGCCGGCAAGGTGAAACCACTTTCGCACCGGCGTGTCGTACTGGTTTCAAGAGGAACTATCCTATGATCAAAATCCGCGGAGCACAAGACCGCGGCGCCGCCGAATTCGGCTGGCTGCATTCGCGCCACACGTTTTCGTTCGGTCACTACCGCGATCCCGAACACATGGGATTCTCCGACTTGCTGGTCATCAACGATGACCGCGTGGAACCTGCCATGGGATTCGGCCGTCATCCCCACCGGGACATGGAGATCTTTTCCTATGTGCTGGAGGGGAAGCTAGAGCACAAGGATTCCATGGGCACGGGCTCGGTCATCAATGCCGGCGAAGTGCAGATGATGAGCGCCGGCACGGGCGTCACGCATAGCGAGTTCAACAGTTCCAAGGATGAACTCGTCCACTTTCTTCAAATCTGGATCGAACCCAACAAAACGGGCGTCGCGCCCCGGTACCAGCAGAAGTATTTCTCGGATGAGGAGAAGCGAGGACGGTTTCGCCTCATCATTTCCCCCGATGGGAATGAGGGTTCCCTCGGCGTTTACCAGGATACGCGGGTCTATGCCGGCCTGTTCGAGGGTGGCGAGGCCAGCACATTATCGTTACCGCCCAACCGGTACGCCTACGCGCACTTGGCGCGTGGAAGCCTGAAAATGAACGGCATCGAGTTGTCCGCGGGCGATGGCGCGCGCGTGATGGGCGAGAGCGCATTGCGCTTCTCGGACGGAAGGCGGGCGGAAGTGCTGGTCTTCGATTTGAGGCCCACCGAATAGCCACCAAGCCGGCGATAATGGCGGCAGCCACCGAGCGAGGAGAAAAGCATGGAGTCCACTATCACGATAACGAGGGCCGAAGCGCGGGCAAGGGCGATAGAACATACGGTCGCAAAAGTGCGTGAAATCGAGCGCATGCAAGGCGTAAATCCGCAGGCCTTGCAGCAGATCAAGGCGGAGCTTATAGCGCTGGCGGCGTGTGTGGACATTTTCCCATTGGAAGATTTTCCCTCGCCGCAAAACGGAAGCGGAAAACCTTCGTGCCTATACCGGCTATCCGAAGACGAAGACCACCGTTTCGCTCTTTACGCCAACTCCACCCACCAGCGCTATGTCACGGCCCCCCACAATCACTCCACCTGGGCGGTCATCGTGGGTGTGCACGGCGAGGAACCCAATAGGTTTTACCGGCGAACGGAAGATGGCGGAGTGGAAGAAGCCGGTGGTGAAATCGTAAGGCACGGTACCGGTGTCACTTTCATGCCCAGCGATCTGCATTCCCTGGATATCAAGGGCGAAGCGCCCATGCTCAACTTCCACATGTACGGACTCGCCTTGGAGCAATTGCACTTGCGCCAGTACTACACGGCGCGCGAGCACGTGTGGCGGCATTATCCTGCCCATAGCGATATTCGCGAGGCCCGCCACGGACGATGAGCGAAGAGCTAACGCCCGCCCAGCTTAAAGCCGCACTGGGCGATGGCCAAGAACTGGCCTTGGTGGACGTGCGAGAACAAGGCGTTTATTTCCATGGGCATCTGCTGTTTGCCGCTTGTATTCCGCTGAGTCATCTGGAAATGCGTGTCGCGGACTCGATTCCGTGGCGGGCCACGCGCATCGTGTTGTGCGACGCAGGCGGTGAGGATCTCGCGCGGCGGGCGGCGCGAATACTTTCCCGCTTCGGATACAGCGATGTTCGCGTGCTGGCGGGTGGTGTCGCCGCTTGGAAAGCGGCCGGTTACGAAGTGTTCTCCGGTGTTAATGTGGTGAGCAAAGCCTTCGGCGAGTACGTCGAGCATCGCCACGGCACTCCGCACATAAGCGCGGAGGATTTGGCGCGTAAGGTGGCCGGCGGGGAAGACTTGGTCATCCTCGACAGCCGCCCCCTGGAGGAATTCAGAAATCTCAGTATTCCCGGCGGGGTGGATTGCCCCGGCGCGGAACTGGTTCACAGGGTGTTCGATGCGGCGCCTAACCCGGACACGCTTGTGGTGGTGAATTGCGCTGGGCGCACGCGCAGCATCATCGGTGCGCAATCGCTCATCAACGCCGGTATTCCCAACAAAGTGATGGCGCTCAAGAACGGTACGATGGGCTGGGAACTCGCGGGCTTCCAAGTAGCGCGCGGGCAAACGGCTCATGCCCCGGCGCCGACCCCGGCGGGGAGTGCCAAAGCAAGCTCGGCGGCGGCGAGTGTGAAGTCCAGATTTGGCGTGCGCGCAATCCGCGTGGAGCAGCTACGGCAACGGGAACGAGAGCCGTGCACTGTATATGTATTGGATGTTCGCACCGCCGCGGAATACGAGGCGGGCCATCTCCCGGGAAGCCGCCACGCCCCTGGGGGACAGCTCGTGCAGGCCACCGACGAGTATGCGGTCACGCGACACGCGCGCATTTTTCTGGTGGATGACACCGGAGTGCGCGCCATCATGACGGCATCCTGGTTGCTGCAAATGGGCTGGAAAGAGGTCTATGTGCTCGAGGACGGCCTCTCGCAACCCTTGGAGTACGGCGCGGCGAAGGCGAATTTCTTGGATTTCGCCGTGACAACTTCCGTTTCGGCGAATGTGCTCAAGGCCGCGCTCGATAGCGGCGGCAGTGCAGCGATACTCGATCTTGGCACGAGCTTGCAGTACCGCAAACAACATATTCCCGGCGCCTACTGGGGAATACGCTCGCGGCTCACGCAAGCGCTAGCGAAGCTTGAATCGCCACGCGAGCTATTCATCACCTCGCCCGATGGCGTGTTAGCCCACTATGCCGCGCGCGACATCGCTGCATTGAAGCCAGAGATTTCCGTGCGTGTACTCGAAGGCGGCACGCGGGCATGGACCGGCGCCGGCTATCCCGTGGCAAGCGGGCCTGAAAAGTTTGCCTGCGAACCCAACGACATTTGGTACAAACCCTATGAGCAAGCCGGCGGCGTGCGCAAGGCCATGGAGGACTACCTCGCTTGGGAGATAAATCTCATGCCACGGATCGAGCGCGACGGCGATGCCAAGTTTTATTCACCCTTCCAATAAGTTTGAACGATGCTTGAACTCCTCGCCGACCCGCAGATTTGGATTGCCTTCTTTACGCTCACGGGTCTCGAACTCGTCCTGGGGATCGACAACATCGTTTTCATATCGATCCTGGTCGATAAATTACCTAGGGAGAGCCAGGAGCGCGCGCGCAAGATCGGTTTATTCTTCGCCATGTTCATGCGCATCGGATTGCTGCTTCTCCTGGCGTGGATCGTTGGACTTACGACCCCGATTTTCTCGGTCGCGCAGAACGATTTTTCCGGCCGGGATCTCATATTGATTAGCGGTGGGTTGTTCTTGCTCTGGAAAAGCACGAAAGAGATTCACCAGCTTCTTGAAGGCGAATCAGGAGAGGCGTCCGTGGCCGTCAAGGCGGTATTCTCGGCGGTGATCTTGCAGATCATGGTCATAGACCTCGTATTCTCGCTCGATTCCATCATCACCGCCGTCGGCATGGTGGATGAAATCGAAGTGATGATCGCCGCCGTGATGGCTTCCGTGGGACTCATGATGTTGTTCGCGGCGAGTATCGGCCGCTTCGTCTCCTCGCATCCCACCATCAAGATGCTTGCTCTTGCCTTCTTGCTCGTGATCGGCGTGGTGCTTGTCGCGGACGGCTTCGCTTATCACGTGCCCAAGGGTTACGTCTATTTCGCCATGGCTTTCGCGCTAGGCGTGGAAGTCCTCAACATTCGCTTGCGTAAGCACGCGGCGCGTCCCGTGGAATTACACGAACGTTATAGGCGAGGCGGGGAGCCTGCTAAGGGAGCTAAAGAGTAATCTCCGCCACCACGGGCGCATGATCGGAAGGACGCTCATTGGCGCGCATTTCACGGTCGATGGTGCATCCCGCGCATTGCCGGGCCAACTCCTCGCTCAACAATACATGATCGATGCGCAGGCCGAGATTGCGCTTGAACCCATTCATGCGGTAGTCCCACCACGAATAGGATTTTTCAGGCTGCTCGAATAGCCGGAAGCTATCCTTGAGCCCAAGGGATTGGAGTTCGCGAAACGCGCCGCGTTCGGGCTCGCTGCACAAGACTTGGCCCTTCCAGGCCACCGGGTCGTATACGTCGCGGTCTTCGGGGGCGATGTTGTAGTCGCCCAGTACCGCAAGCTTCGGGTACCCCGCGGCCTCGCGCGCAATCCAGTCATTGAACGCGCGTAACCATCCAAGCTTGTAGGTGTACTTGTGGGACGTGATGCTCTCGCCATTGGGAATATAGGCGCACACCACGCGCACGCCTTCCACCGTTACCGCCAGCACGCGTTTTTGTTCATCCGCGAATTCGGGGATGCCCGCCGTTACGTCCGTGATGCCGTGCTTACTCAAGATGGCGACGCCGTTATAGGCCTTCTGGCCACGGAAAACGACTTCATATCCAGCGTCCCGGATGTCATCCGCGGGAAAATTCTGGTCTTCGCACTTGGTTTCCTGCAAGCAAACGATACTAGGCGCGCGAACCGCAAGCCAGTCCAGCAATTGCGGCAGGCGAACCTTGAGGGAGTTGACGTTCCAGGTAGCGAGTTTCATGGTGGCCTTGGCTTGGCCACCATTCTAGCCCGGCTTATTTCTTCGCCAGGGCCGCCGCGGGTGCGGAAGGTTCCGCGGCACGTTTTGCCGCGACATTCAACGGCAGGGCGGTAGTCTTGGGGTAGCCCGCGATATCGAGCGCGCCATGCCAGGCATTCGGCATGAAGCCCTTTATGACGTTCTTCCCTACCAGCAGAACAGGAACTTCCAGTTGTGCTCCGGTCAGGGCCGAGAGTTTCTTTTGAACTTGCTCGCCCTTCGCGTTCTTCTCCGCGAAGGGGACCCCGCGTTTTTCCAGTAGTTGCGCGGCATTCGTGCATGCGGGGCCGCAGTCCGTGGTGAACAACGTCACCGGATGATCGCGCATGGCGGTCTGTAAAGCGAAGTGGAGTTGCTGGCTTCCCGGGCGGTCAACGAAGCGCTTTTGTTCGACACTGGCTGCCGTGGGGGGCGGTTGCAAATCGCTGTACGTCACGGCGCCATTTTCGTCCACCCAGCGATACAACTCCGCACCGTTTGCCGGGAGCGTTATGAGAGTCAGGAGTGTGATCCAGGTTTTCATTGGTGCCTCGTAATTGCGCTGAAGGCCACATCAAGCAACCGCTATGCCGCTGTGGCGAAGGAGCGCGTCGATCTTGGGTTCTCGTCCCCGGAAGGCGACAAAGGAGTCTAGCGCCGGTCGGCTTCCGCCGACCCCCAGCACCTCTTGCCAGAAGCGCCGGCCCGCATCCGGGTTGAGAACACCTTGTTCCTCGAACAGGCTATAGGCATCGGCGGAAAGTACTTCCGCCCACTTGTAGCTGTAGTAACCCGCCGCGTAACCCCCAGCGAAGATATGGGAGAAGGAGTGAGGAAAGCGGTTATAGGCGGGTGGAAAAATCACCGCGACTTGCTGGCGGGTTTCTTCGATTAGCTGGAGAGCCGTCCCGGCGGGATCGAAGTCGTAATGCAGCCGCATGTCGAACAAGGAAAACTCCAGTTGCCGAACGAACTGCAATCCGCTCTGGAAGTTCTTGGCGGCCAGCATTTTCTCGAACAACTCCCTGGGCAGCGCCGCGCCGGTCTGCGCATGGGAAGTCATGTTGGCCAAGACGTCCCACTCCCAACAGAAGTTTTCCATGAATTGGCTGGGTAGTTCGACCGCATCCCATTCCACGCCGTTGATTCCGGACACTCCCCGGTAATCGACTTGAGTCAGCAAGTGGTGCAATCCATGGCCAAACTCGTGAAACAAGGTGGTGACCTCGTCGTGGGTGAACAAGGCGGGCTGGCCTTCAAGGGGCGCGGCGAAATTGCAAGTGAGATAAGCCACGGGGATCTGCACTCCACCGGCCAGCTTGCGCCGGGTGATGGCATCGTCCATCCATGCCCCGCCGCGCTTGGAGGGGCGGGCGTATAGATCCAGGAAAAACTGGCCCAGGGCATTCCCTGCCGGCGAGCGGATCTCGAAGAACTTCACGTCAGGGTGCCAGGTAGCACTGTGCCCCGGCACGATGATGACGCCGAAAAGCGTTTGCACGACACGGAACAACCCCTCCAACACCTTCGGTTCCGGGAAGTAACGTTTGACCTCTTGCTCCGAGAAGCTGTACCGCCGCTCGCGAAGACATTCAGAAGCGAACCCCACATCCCAGGTTTCCAGACGATCGATACCAAGTTCCTCGCGCGCAAACGCTTTCAGTTCGGCCAAGTCCTTTTGTGCATAAGGCTTCACTCGTTGCGCGAGGTCTTCCAGAAACTCGAGAACCTGGGCGGGCGAGCGCGCCATCTTCGGGGCCAGGGAAAGTTCCGCGTAATTCTTGAACCCCAGCATTTGCGCGCTCTCCCGGCGCAACTGGACGATTTCTCGAATGAGGGCGCTGTTGTCCCAATCGGACTTACCGAATTCGGAGGCGCGCGTCACGTAAGATCGGTACAACTCCTCCCGCAATGGGCGGTGAGTGGCGTACTGCATGACCGGCAAGTAGCACGGCGCGTGCAGTGTGAGTTTCCAGCCGGGGGAATCGGATTGCTTGAGGGACTGTTTGATGTCCTCCGGTACGCCGTCCAGCTCTTTTTCATCCGTGACGACTCGCGAATAAGCGTTGGTCGCATCCAACAGGTTGTCGCTGAAGCGCGAGGAGATTTGGCCAAGTTTTTCCTTGAGCGCCTTGAATTGCGTTTTTTTGTCCGCGGGCAATTCGGCCCCGCTCAACCGGAAGTCACGCAGTTCATTGCCTATGATGCGCTGTTGCGCGGGCGACAGTTGTGCGAATCCGGCGGATTCGCGCAGGGCCTTGAGCTTCGCGAATATCAGCTCGTTCTGGCTTAGTTCGGTGAAGTAGGCCGTGATCTTGGGTAAGTTGCCGTTGTAGGCTTCGCGCAGCTCCGGGGTGTTCATCACCGCGTTGAGATGCCCCACCTGGCCCCAGGCGCGCGATAGGCGCTCGTTGGCCTCGTCCAGCGGGGCGATGAAGTTATCCCAAGCGGGCGCCTCGGTCATGCGCGCCAATTCGGCGATCAGGGTCCGGTTCTCCTGGAGAAGATCGTCCACGGCGGGGGTGACATGTTCCGCTTTGATACTAGCGAAACGCGGTAGGCCCGAAAAATCGAGTAAAGGGTTCATGGGGATTCATGCGGAAGAGTGTTCGTAGACCAAGCGGCCGCTCACCACGGTGTAGCGTACCTGCCCAGGTAGCACGCGGCCGGCAAAGGGGGTGTTGCGGCCCTGGCTGATAAAACGCGACGGGGTCACCGCCTCGCTGTGAGAGGGGTCGAACACACAAAGGTTCGCGGGCAGGCCCACTTGCAACCGGCCAGTGTCCAAGCCCAGGACCCGGGCCGGCTCGACGGTGATGCGCGCCAGGGCGTCCTTCAATGCAATGCCAGTTTCCTGCGCCCATTTCAGCGTCAAGGGAAGTAGCAGTTCCAGCCCCGTGGCCCCCGCTTGCGCTTCGCCGAAGGGGATCTGTTTGCCATCGTCATCCACGGGCGTGTGGTCTGAACAGATGGCGTCGATGGTGCCATCGGCCAGTCCGGCGCGTAGGGCCTCGCGGTCGCTTAGAGTTCGCAATGGCGGGATCAGGTAACAGTTGGTATCGAAGTACCCGATATCGAGCTCACTCAAATGAATATGGGTAGCCGCCACGTCGCAGGTGACGCTGAGCCCGTCGACCTTCGCCCGGCGGATCATGTTCACACTGTCAGCGCAGGAAATTCTGCCAATGTGCACGCGGGCGCCGGCTTCTCGCGCCAACAGCAAGATGGCGGCCAAGGCGACGGTTTCGGCGCTGGCTGGGATGGAAGGAAGTCCGAGCCGGGTAGCAACTTCCCCGTCGTGTGCAATGCCGCCTCGTGAAAGAGACTCGTCCTGGGGCTGCAACCACACTCCCAGCGCGAAGGTGGACGCGTACTGCAGGGCATGCAGTAGAACCAGTTTGTCATCCAGCGGGTAATTGGCCTGCCCGAAGGCGATGCAACCAGCCTCGCGCAGCTCCGCCATTTCCGTGAGCCGCACGCCCTTTAGCCCTTGCGTCAGCGCGCCGATGGGCAGCACTTCCGCGAGGTTGAGACGGCGTGCGCGGGCCTTGAGCATGTCGACCAGCCCCGGTTCGTCCAGGGGCGGATCCGTATCCGGGGGGCACACGACACTGGTGACCCCTCCCGCGACAGCCGCTCGCAGTTCGCTTTCCAGAGTTGCCTTGTATTCGAACCCTGGCTCGCGCAAGCGGGCACACAGGTCCACGAGCCCCGGGCATACCACCAGCCCAGTGGCGTCGATCTCGCGACCGGCGGTGCAACCGGCAGGAGGTGTATCCATCGCCACCAGAACACCGCTCGCGATGAACAAGTCTCGGACTTGATCCAAACCCGTGGCGGGATCTATGACGCGGCCCTGGCGCAGGGCGATGTTGGTTTCGTTATTCATGCGCCCCTCCGCCCGCGAGCAAACTCATCACCGCCATTCTCACCGCGATACCAAAGGTGACTTGCGGCAAGATAACGGACTGGGCGCCATCCGCCACGGCGGAATCGATTTCCACGCCGCGGTTCATGGGGCCAGGATGCATCACGATGGCGTCGGGCCTGGCCTGGGCGAGCTTTTCTGGGGTGAGGCCGTAGTGTTTGAAGAACTCCTGCGCGCTCGGTAGCAGGGCGCCGTTCATACGCTCGTTCTGGAGGCGCAGCATGATGACGACGTCGGCATCGCGTAATCCCCCAGCCATGTCGTTGAACACGCGCACGCCCATGGATTCCGCCTGCCGGGGAATCAACGTGCGCGGGCCTATGATGCGGACCTCGGCGGCCCCCAGGGTGTTCAAGGCATGAATGTCCGAGCGCGCCACCCGCGAATGCAGGACGTCGCCCACAATCGCCACGATCAGGCCAGAAAAATCGCGCTTGTAATGGCGAATGGTGAACATGTCCAGAAGCCCTTGTGTCGGATGGGCATGCCTGCCATCGCCCGCGTTGATCACGTGCACGTGGGATTGAACATGCTTGGCAATCAAGTGGGCGGCGCCACTTTGGTTGTGGCGGACGATGAACATGTCCGCGTGCATGGCGGAGAGATTGGCCACGGTATCCAGCAGGCTTTCTCCCTTGCTCTGGGAAGAGGCGGCCACATTCAAGTTGATGACATCGGCGGAAAGTCGTTTTGCCGCGATCTCGAAGGTGGTACGTGTCCGGGTGCTCGGCTCGAAGAACAGATTGAACACGGACTTTCCGCGCAGCAGAGGCACCTTCTTCACTTCCCGGTCCGTGACGGAAATGAAAGATTGGGCCGTATCCAAAATTCTCAGCAATATTTCCCTGGGCAGGCTCTCGATGGTTAACAGGTGCTTGAGCTTACCGTCGGCAGTGAGTTGCGGATTGGTCATGATTCGGTGGCTTGATATTCCAGGGTGAGCTTGCCATCGGGCGCGCGCAAGAGTTCCACCCGCTGGTTCGCGGGGATATCGAGGACAGCCCCCACCGCGTCCGCCGCGATGGGAAGCTGGCGGCCACCCCTGTCCACCAAGGCCGCAAGCCACAAGGTTCCCGGTCTGCCGTAGTCGAAGATTTCATTGATGGCGGCCCGCACGGTTCTTCCGGTGTAGAGCACGTCGTCCACCAAGAGGAGGTTACGGTTCTCGACCTTGAAGGGAATATCCGAGGGCTTGACGCCAGGGTGCAGCCCCACCCGCCCGTAGTCGTCCCGGTAGAAGGAAACGTCTATCGTACCCATCGGCACGGTCAGGCCGAGGGCTTGGTGCAAACGTTCGGCGACCCACACCCCGCCCGTTCGGATGCCGATGATTCCCAAGTCCGCATTGGCCCTATCGCGTAGTTTCTCGGCGAGGGTTGCCAGCAATGTCTCAGGATCGGGTAGCGCGGGAAGCAAGCTCAAAGAAAGTCTCCAATATCTGTTGTGCGGCCACCTGGTCCGTGCGGTGTTTTCGCGCCGGCCAGCCTGCGCCGGTTTCCCTCAACAACTCACCGGCCGAGCTGGAACTGTAAGCCTCATCGACCATCAGCGCGGGAAGCCCAAAGCGCTTGTGCGCACGCTGCGCAAAGGTCCGGCATTTCTTGGCCAATGGGTGCTCTCGCTCATCGTCGTATTTTGGCAACCCCACGACGAGCAGAACCGGCCGCCATTCCCGGACCAGGGGTTCGATCACATCCATATCGTTTAGCGGCCCTTGCAGCCCCAAGGCCGCGAGAGGATGAGCAAGCTTCACCTCCAGGTCACCTACCGCCACGCCTAAACGCTTTGTCCCCCAATCGAAGGCGAGAACGGTTCCGCGTTTGGGCGGATGC
The genomic region above belongs to Betaproteobacteria bacterium and contains:
- a CDS encoding SDR family oxidoreductase, whose amino-acid sequence is MDATKYLTSVKGHALVLGGSGGLGAEIVRALAAHGASAVSMTYGRNKKAADAIIKELEDRGITGFAGSVNQTDEAAFKQFLEDATTATDQEITSVVNSIGISPNVPIEEQTLDGPEGWRQVFEVNVYGCFISTRAIAERMKANGVRGSIVLITSTNGINSQSQISTHYDASKAAQGHMMKIFAEHYAPAGIRINGLAPGWIETSMKDTLPGEEREHEMSKIWAHRFAEPHEIASFAAFLAGTGGSYAYGQNFMVDGGYR
- a CDS encoding Gfo/Idh/MocA family oxidoreductase gives rise to the protein MKSIGVGIIGLGMAVKPHAMALKELAPRIQVAGAFSPSPERRRGFAQSYGLPVVDSLEALLEDAKVQALIILTPPRTHAELALRAARAGKHVLLEKPMDVAYAEAKAIADGVAAAGKRIGVVFQFRFRPGAMALRQLMQEGALGDLLSASASIRWWRGSQYYAEPGRGTLARDGGGVLLTQAIHTLDLMLSLAGPVERVAAQCRASTLRPKTMDTEDIACAALTFRNGAVGVIDATTTAYPGYPERIELAGTKGSAVLEAERLTVNLHGKAAQVIEGSLAGGGGADPMAFPHEPHKKLIEDFLDAIEHDRDPYASGQSALPVHALIDAMLQSSCTGTWAEVGT
- a CDS encoding DUF2007 domain-containing protein yields the protein MKTAYEAGNALEAHMLQDVLRREDVEAGIHGEFLPGAIGELPAAGLVRLVVADEDYARARAVIECWETTSVADPAPMPAKRTPSRLVAAVAGLAIGIGGSYAYFRAPVMVDGIDYNRDGVLDVRWIRSPSGIAVEGRIDRNFDGKTDYIEYFDENGYIKHAEADNDFNGVFETRHQYSLGNVVATGVDTDGDGLPNLKSHYKHGVAVSTEYINPFSGQVFRVEHYDLGGVTRADVDTNADGKVDKRLIYSPAAEIVRTKQTEPAR
- a CDS encoding pirin family protein — translated: MIKIRGAQDRGAAEFGWLHSRHTFSFGHYRDPEHMGFSDLLVINDDRVEPAMGFGRHPHRDMEIFSYVLEGKLEHKDSMGTGSVINAGEVQMMSAGTGVTHSEFNSSKDELVHFLQIWIEPNKTGVAPRYQQKYFSDEEKRGRFRLIISPDGNEGSLGVYQDTRVYAGLFEGGEASTLSLPPNRYAYAHLARGSLKMNGIELSAGDGARVMGESALRFSDGRRAEVLVFDLRPTE
- a CDS encoding cysteine dioxygenase yields the protein MESTITITRAEARARAIEHTVAKVREIERMQGVNPQALQQIKAELIALAACVDIFPLEDFPSPQNGSGKPSCLYRLSEDEDHRFALYANSTHQRYVTAPHNHSTWAVIVGVHGEEPNRFYRRTEDGGVEEAGGEIVRHGTGVTFMPSDLHSLDIKGEAPMLNFHMYGLALEQLHLRQYYTAREHVWRHYPAHSDIREARHGR
- a CDS encoding thiosulfate sulfurtransferase, giving the protein MSEELTPAQLKAALGDGQELALVDVREQGVYFHGHLLFAACIPLSHLEMRVADSIPWRATRIVLCDAGGEDLARRAARILSRFGYSDVRVLAGGVAAWKAAGYEVFSGVNVVSKAFGEYVEHRHGTPHISAEDLARKVAGGEDLVILDSRPLEEFRNLSIPGGVDCPGAELVHRVFDAAPNPDTLVVVNCAGRTRSIIGAQSLINAGIPNKVMALKNGTMGWELAGFQVARGQTAHAPAPTPAGSAKASSAAASVKSRFGVRAIRVEQLRQREREPCTVYVLDVRTAAEYEAGHLPGSRHAPGGQLVQATDEYAVTRHARIFLVDDTGVRAIMTASWLLQMGWKEVYVLEDGLSQPLEYGAAKANFLDFAVTTSVSANVLKAALDSGGSAAILDLGTSLQYRKQHIPGAYWGIRSRLTQALAKLESPRELFITSPDGVLAHYAARDIAALKPEISVRVLEGGTRAWTGAGYPVASGPEKFACEPNDIWYKPYEQAGGVRKAMEDYLAWEINLMPRIERDGDAKFYSPFQ